The Cellulophaga sp. RHA19 genome includes the window TACCAATGCAAGAGGCTTTAGATGCTGGTGCAATGGCATTGTTTGGAGAAAAATACGGAGATACGGTTAGACTTATACGTTTTGGGCAGTCAGTAGAACTTTGTGGAGGTACACACGTACAAAACACAGGAGATATTTGGCACTTTAAAATTAAGTCAGAAGGTGCAGTTGCTTCAGGAATACGTAGAATAGAAGCTATTACTTCTGATGCTGTTAAAGATTTTTATGCAGCTAATAGTGAAGTTTTAACAGATATTAAAGAGGTATTAAATAATGCTAAAGATCCTGTAAAAGCTGTAACTTCTTTGCAAGAAGAAAATAGCAAGCTTAAAAAAGAAATAGAGCAATTATTAAAAGATAAAGCTAAGAACTTAAAAGGCGATTTGTTAAACGAGTTACAAGATGTAAATGGCGTGCAATTTTTAGCTAAAAAAGTAGATTTAGATCCTGCAGGGATTAAAGATCTATGTTTTAATATGGGTGCAAACGCTACTAATATGTTCTTGCTTTTTGGAGCAGAGAACAATGGTAAAGCTACCTTGTCTTGTTATATATCTAAAGAATTAGCAGGCGATAAAGATTTAAACGCGGGTACCATTGTACGCGAACTTGGTAAATACATTCAAGGAGGTGGCGGTGGCCAACCATTTTTTGCAACTGCAGGCGGTAAAAACCCTGGCGGAATTACAGAAGCTTTAGAAAAGGCAGTATCTTATATAAATTAAAATAGTGTATGAAACTACAAACTAAAGTACCACTTAAGCCAAGTACGTTTCAAATAGACTATTCTAGTAAGCTATTGTTATTGGGTTCTTGCTTTGCAGAGCATATAGGTAATAAGTTTACGTATTATAAAATGCAAGCCGCAACCAATCCGTTTGGTATTTTGTTTCATCCGCAAGCAATAACGCAGTTGATAAAAAATGCAGTTTTACAAGAAAAATACACAGAGGAAGATATATTTAAACAGAATGAGCGTTGGCATAGTTTCAACGCTCATTCTAGTTTAAGCACGCCATTAAAACAAGAACTACTACAAAATTTAAATACAGCAGTAGTAAAAACTAAGTCTACTTTAGATACCGCTACACACGTGGTAATTACCCTAGGAACTGCTTGGGTGTACAAACACTTGGAGTTAAGTAAAGTAGTTGCAAATTGTCATAAAGTGCCACAAAAAGCCTTTAAAAAGCAATTGTTAACCGTGGCAGAGATAGAGAATAGTTTACAAGAGCTTATTACATTGGTAAAAAGTGTAAATGCTAATGCTAAATTTATTTTTACGGTTTCTCCTGTTAGGCATATAAAAGATGGTTTTATAGAAAATCAGCGTAGTAAATCTCATTTGCTAACTGCTGTACATAACACCATAGAATTAGAAAAAAATAGAGGTACTACTTTTTATTTTCCTAGTTATGAGATTATGATGGATGAGTTGCGTGATTATCGATTTTATAAAGAAGATATGGTACACCCAAGCAAATTAGCTGTAGATTATATTTGGGAGAAGTTCTCTAGTGTCTGGTTAACTAAAAAGGCCTTAGAAACTACTGAAAAAGTAGGCGCTGTACAAAGAGGATTAGAGCATAGACCATTTAATTCGCAATCAGAGGAGCATCAGAAATTTTTAAAAAATATTCAAGAAAAAATTACGTATCTTCAAAAAGAATATCCTTTTATTTCGTTTTAATTATGAAGAGAATCCTTGTAGGAATTATTATTGTTTTAGTAGCTTTACTTGTATTTAAAACTTGTTCAGATAAAAAAGAAGAACAATCTATTTTACAAGAAAACTCAATGTTAATACAGCAGCAAATACAAAATGTATCTAAGCTTGTGGTAACCGAAGGTCACTTTGCAGAGGTGTATAATTACAAAGATTCTCAGCAGCTTTTTGGGCCGCTAATTACAGCAGAAAAAAAAGCATTGGTTGTAGTAAATGCAGATGTTACTGTTGCTTATGATTTAAGTAAAATTGTTTTTAATCTTGATGAAGAAAACAAGGTGTTGCAAATAACAAGCATACCAGAACCAGAAGTAAAAATAAGTCCAGATTACGAATATTATGATGTTACGGCCGACTTTTTAAATCAGTTTGATGCTAATGATTATAATAAAATAAAGAAAAACGTAAAAGCATCATTACTTAAAAAAGTTGAAAATTCAACCTTAAAAACAAATGCGCAAAACAGACTTTTAAGTGAGCTGTCTAAGTTTTATGTATTAACAAATTCTTTGGGGTGGACATTACAATACAATGACAACCCAATTAATAAAATTGAAGAGTTAAATTACATTAAAGAGTTAGAGTTACAATAACTTATACAACCAAACTTTTATCTACCAGTTCCAGTCCGTCATCTATTAAATGTCCAACCTTAGGATTGTTTTGTTTTACAGTTTCTAAGTGCTGTATAATTTCGGAAGCAAAATCCTCATCATTATTAGATTTGGCTAATTCATACAATTCTACTGGCAACAACCAATCTGTTGGGTAGTTGTTTTTTACTTCCTGAAAAACTTTGTTTCTAGAGATTGTAATATTAGTGCCTTCTCTAAACTCACGTACTTGTTTATATAAATTTTCAAGCAGTGTTTTTGCTTCTGTTTGTTTAGGTTTAATAGTTTCTTCAGTAATGCTATGTGTAATTAAATCAAAACTATGCAAATCTGCTGGTCCGTTAAATGCAGAAACAATGTTTTCGCCCACTGCCATATGGTATAATCCCCATTCTGGTTTAAACAGTATAGTTTCTCCTTGTGTAACAGTACAGTTTTCAAAAGTAATAAGAACAATTTCACCTTTTAGGTTTCGTGTTCCGGTTATAATACTTCCTTTAACTTTTATGCCGCCAACAAATTCTAAGGTAATGGTTTGTCCTTCAAAAATATTATAAGCTTTTAAGTCGCGCGGACTCATATCTTCAATGGCTAAATTAATGCCTTTTAGTTTGCCAATAGGAGAGCCAAAGCCATCTGCGTGGTGTTTTGTACTGTGTCCAACCAATTCTTTTTCTCTGTAAGACAAAGCTGTTTTACCAGTAGTTTGTATGTAGCTAGGTTTTCCTTTATGAGTAATTACATTTGTAAATACACCAGATATTTGCAAGCCTGTGCTAAGTTCTACAGTTCCTAAAGCATTAGAGTCTATAAGTTTATTAACGCCGTCTAAACCACCAGTACGTAAAGCCATTGTGTTGGCAAACTCTTCTAAAACCTGACTTAAAAAAGCAAAGTCTGGTGTTACAAAAAGCTGAGGTTGAGGTTGTGTAATATCAAAAGATTTATGAGCAGCTTCACTAGAGTATTCTAATTTTTTAACTTGGTCTGTCATACACCAAGCACTTTCTCCTATAGAAGAAAGTAAACCAGCACCGTAAATTTTAGGATTTTCAGTAGTGCCTATTAATCCGTACTCTACGGTCCACCAGTGTAAATTACGAATTAACGCCATTTCACTAGGTTCGCCCATATTTTGTTGTAAATCTTCTACGTGTTTTTCTGCTTTTTCTATTTCTTTTTCATCAGATCCAGCAGCTTCCTTTATAATAGATAAATGCCTAACAGCTTCATACAGCTCATAATCTTTTCCGCTAGATATTGCTTTGCATCCTATTTCTCCAAATCGTCTTAAATACTCTGCGTATTCAGGATTTGCAATAATGGGAGCGTGGCCAGCACCTTCATGAATAATATCTGGTGCAGGTGTATATTCTATGTTTTCTAATTGTCTAATGTCAGACGCAATAACCAATACGTTGTAAGCTTGGAACTCCATAAAAGCAGAAGGAGGTATAAAACCATCTACTGCAACAGCAGCCCACCCTATTTCTTGTAAAATACGGTTCATACCGTACATATTAGGAATGTTTTCTATAGAAATACCTGTCTTTTTTAAACCTTCTAAATAAGATTTATGGGCAACTTTACTTAAATAATCTACATTTTTACGCATAACATAACGCCAAACAGCTTGGTTTACGGGAGTGTAATCCTCATAATTTTGCGGTTTTATATATTGTTTTAAATGCGTTGGTAGTTTATCTAATATGTAATTGCTTGTGTAAGACATTGCACTTTATGTTAGGTATTAACTTAATGGCAATAAAGATACAAAATTGGAAAATGATTTTAGTTTTATTTAGTTGAAATAAGCATTAATAACGAAGAATAAGTTTTGAGTTTTAAGCAAAAAAAAACCGCTATAAATAGCGGTTGTAATTTTTATTTAGATGCTAACTCTGGCGGATAAGCTTCTAGTATCTGAGAAACAAACTCTTTAATACGTTGTTCCTTTTTTTCTATGTTACTAGTGTTGTTTAAGGTTCCAATACCACGGCCTTGCCAAACTAGCTCTTTATTTTTAGCATCAATTAAGTCTATATATAAAGATCCTTCTGTACTTGTAGAAACATTACTTCTGTTAAACCCGTTACCAAAATAATAAGGATTCCAGCCCCAGCCAAAGCCTCCGCCCCAGTAGTTATTGTAAATATCTACACGTTCTTTTTCTTTGGTAAAAATACTTACTAGAATATCTGGTGTT containing:
- a CDS encoding DUF4136 domain-containing protein produces the protein MKALKLALAPVLALVLFSSCTSVRVLSDYDKEASFNTYKTYAFYKTGIDKAQISDLDKKRILKAIDAEMSSRGFVKSATPDILVSIFTKEKERVDIYNNYWGGGFGWGWNPYYFGNGFNRSNVSTSTEGSLYIDLIDAKNKELVWQGRGIGTLNNTSNIEKKEQRIKEFVSQILEAYPPELASK
- a CDS encoding GSCFA domain-containing protein; translation: MKLQTKVPLKPSTFQIDYSSKLLLLGSCFAEHIGNKFTYYKMQAATNPFGILFHPQAITQLIKNAVLQEKYTEEDIFKQNERWHSFNAHSSLSTPLKQELLQNLNTAVVKTKSTLDTATHVVITLGTAWVYKHLELSKVVANCHKVPQKAFKKQLLTVAEIENSLQELITLVKSVNANAKFIFTVSPVRHIKDGFIENQRSKSHLLTAVHNTIELEKNRGTTFYFPSYEIMMDELRDYRFYKEDMVHPSKLAVDYIWEKFSSVWLTKKALETTEKVGAVQRGLEHRPFNSQSEEHQKFLKNIQEKITYLQKEYPFISF
- a CDS encoding aromatic amino acid hydroxylase, producing MSYTSNYILDKLPTHLKQYIKPQNYEDYTPVNQAVWRYVMRKNVDYLSKVAHKSYLEGLKKTGISIENIPNMYGMNRILQEIGWAAVAVDGFIPPSAFMEFQAYNVLVIASDIRQLENIEYTPAPDIIHEGAGHAPIIANPEYAEYLRRFGEIGCKAISSGKDYELYEAVRHLSIIKEAAGSDEKEIEKAEKHVEDLQQNMGEPSEMALIRNLHWWTVEYGLIGTTENPKIYGAGLLSSIGESAWCMTDQVKKLEYSSEAAHKSFDITQPQPQLFVTPDFAFLSQVLEEFANTMALRTGGLDGVNKLIDSNALGTVELSTGLQISGVFTNVITHKGKPSYIQTTGKTALSYREKELVGHSTKHHADGFGSPIGKLKGINLAIEDMSPRDLKAYNIFEGQTITLEFVGGIKVKGSIITGTRNLKGEIVLITFENCTVTQGETILFKPEWGLYHMAVGENIVSAFNGPADLHSFDLITHSITEETIKPKQTEAKTLLENLYKQVREFREGTNITISRNKVFQEVKNNYPTDWLLPVELYELAKSNNDEDFASEIIQHLETVKQNNPKVGHLIDDGLELVDKSLVV
- a CDS encoding DUF4230 domain-containing protein, with translation MKRILVGIIIVLVALLVFKTCSDKKEEQSILQENSMLIQQQIQNVSKLVVTEGHFAEVYNYKDSQQLFGPLITAEKKALVVVNADVTVAYDLSKIVFNLDEENKVLQITSIPEPEVKISPDYEYYDVTADFLNQFDANDYNKIKKNVKASLLKKVENSTLKTNAQNRLLSELSKFYVLTNSLGWTLQYNDNPINKIEELNYIKELELQ